One segment of Ziziphus jujuba cultivar Dongzao chromosome 12, ASM3175591v1 DNA contains the following:
- the LOC125418488 gene encoding LEAF RUST 10 DISEASE-RESISTANCE LOCUS RECEPTOR-LIKE PROTEIN KINASE-like 1.1 isoform X5, whose product MEAADPLFVAFLLTSLMLFRSAQQQGHNESCGEPFKCGNLGEIVFPFSSSSWPPHKCGLYTVDCSDWKNPKVQLKGGGHWYGVQQISQASYITINDPTLQKKLKSRRCESLESFGLPRPDWFSNVSSPNIISVFKCKRSSLIQNITLPISDFKYSTPCGDYNLYYSTPNKLLLDNSSFPDFPQDNCSFIQLPAASHTANLSDFFSFFTDNFFLQVIVHYGCIPCLNEKHQCLIDTTKNHSSHCAPKGDGGSRKWKLGLGIGVGFLGLFLIAIFIICCYKKRRASSNIFSRSTTDPYLNTDVEGGSCYFGVPVFPFNDLAKATNNFASEKELGDGGFGSVYHGKLKDGREVAVKRLYEHNYKRVEQFMNEIEILTRLRHRNLVSLYGCTSRHSRELLLVYEYIPNGTVADHLHGEQAKPGLLPWSIRMSIAIETATALAYLHASEIVHRDVKTNNILLDNNFTVKVADFGLSRLFPNDVTHVSTAPQGTPGYVDPEYHQCYQLTSKSDVYSFGVVLIELISSLPAVDITRHRHEINLANLATSKIQKCEFHELIDPSTGFETDSEVRRMTIAVAELAFQCLQQNKEMRPSMEEVLETLKSIESREDSPDENQEKEFDDIRIIKSEQPPPPSPECDEVGLLKNMRPPASPISVTHKWPSTRSITPNVSG is encoded by the exons ATGGAGGCTGCAGATCCTTTGTTTGTTGCGTTCCTTCTCACTAGTCTTATGCTGTTTCGCTCGGCTCAACAGCAGGGACATAATGAAAGTTGTGGAGAACCATTTAAGTGTGGAAATCTAGGCGAGATCGTCTTTCCATTTAGTAGTTCATCGTGGCCGCCTCATAAATGCGGGTTGTATACAGTTGATTGTAGCGACTGGAAAAATCCCAAGGTCCAATTGAAAGGAGGAGGACACTGGTATGGAGTCCAACAAATCTCTCAGGCAAGTTATATAACCATCAATGACCCAACGTTGCAGAAAAAGTTGAAATCCCGTAGATGTGAATCTTTGGAAAGTTTTGGTCTTCCAAGGCCCGACTGGTTCTCTAATGTGTCTTCACCGAATATAATAAGCGTCTTCAAATGCAAACGCAGTAgtctaattcaaaatattacTTTGCCTATATCAGATTTTAAATATTCCACACCCTGCGGAGATTACAATCTCTACTATTCTACTCCTAATAAACTGTTATTAGATAATAGTAGCTTTCCAGATTTCCCACAAGACAACTGTTCCTTCATCCAGCTTCCAGCTGCAAGTCACACTGCAAATCTCAGTGATTTCTTTTCATTCTTTACTGATAACTTCTTTCTTCAAGTGATTGTCCACTATGGTTGTATTCCTTGTCTCAacgaaaaacaccaatgcctcATTGATACAACGAAAAACCATTCCTCTCATTGTGCACCTAAAG GAGACGGGGGCTCGAGGAAGTGGAAGTTAGGACTAG GTATCGGAGTGGGATTTCTAGGTTTATTTCTAATAGCCATCTTTATAATCTGCTGCTACAAAAAGAGACGTGCTTCTTCAAATATTTTCTCCAGGAGCACCACTGATCCTTACTTAAATACAGACGTAGAAGGGGGCAGCTGTTACTTTGGGGTCCCTGTTTTTCCCTTCAACGATCTTGCAAAAGCTACCAATAACTTCGCTAGCGAAAAAGAACTTGGAGATGGAGGTTTTGGATCTGTATATCATG GCAAACTCAAAGATGGTAGGGAAGTTGCGGTCAAGCGCTTATATGAGCACAACTACAAACGAGTAGAACAGTTCATGAATGAAATTGAAATCCTTACACGCCTTCGCCACAGAAATCTAGTCTCCCTTTATGGCTGCACTTCACGCCACAGCCGTGAACTCTTACTTGTGTATGAATACATTCCTAATGGCACTGTTGCTGATCATCTCCATGGTGAGCAAGCAAAACCTGGTTTGCTTCCCTGGTCTATTCGTATGAGCATTGCCATAGAAACAGCAACTGCATTAGCTTATCTCCATGCTTCTGAGATTGTACACCGTGATGTGAAGACTAataacattcttcttgacaacaaCTTCACTGTGAAAGTTGCAGATTTTGGTCTTTCCCGGTTGTTCCCCAACGATGTCACTCACGTATCAACTGCTCCACAAGGGACTCCTGGTTATGTTGATCCAGAGTATCATCAATGTTACCAGCTAACTAGTAAGAGTGATGTCTACAGCTTTGGGGTTGTCCTCATTGAGCTTATATCATCTCTGCCTGCAGTTGATATAACTAGGCATAGGCATGAGATTAACTTGGCTAACTTAGCAACAAGCAAGATTCAAAAGTGTGAATTCCATGAGTTGATCGATCCAAGTACTGGTTTTGAGACAGATAGTGAAGTTAGAAGGATGACAATCGCAGTGGCAGAGTTGGCTTTTCAATGCTTGCAACAGAACAAGGAAATGAGACCTTCCATGGAAGAGGTTTTAGAGACTTTAAAGAGCATTGAAAGCAGGGAGGATAGTCCTGATGAGAATCAAGAGAAAGAGTTTGATGATATTAGAATAATAAAGAGCGAACAACCACCACCACCTTCACCAGAATGTGATGAGGTTGGGCTGTTGAAGAACATGAGACCTCCAGCTTCACCAATCTCTGTGACCCATAAATGGCCAAGTACTAGGTCTATAACACCTAATGTCAGTGGCTAA